The Triticum urartu cultivar G1812 unplaced genomic scaffold, Tu2.1 TuUngrouped_contig_6293, whole genome shotgun sequence genome includes a window with the following:
- the LOC125530409 gene encoding heat shock 70 kDa protein, mitochondrial-like, whose translation MRRSAMALRSTADRCFGHHSPLTNVIQSTFSANVGSRWGSLARAFSAKPLGNEVIGIDLGTTNSCVSVMEGKNAKVIENSEGTRTTPSVVAFSQKGERLVGTPAKRQAITNPQNTFFGTKRMIGRRFDDPQTQKEMKMVPYKIVKAPNGDAWVETTDGKQYSPSQIGAFVLTKMKETAESYLGKSISKAVITVPAYFNDAQRQATKDAGRIAGLDVQRIINEPTAAALSYGTNNKEGLIAVFDLGGGTFDVSILEISNGVFEVKATNGDTFLGGEDFDNTLLEYLVSEYKRSDNIDLSKDRLALQRLREAAEKAKIELSSTAQTEINLPFITADAAGAKHLNITLTRSKFESLVNGLIARTRDPCKNCLKDAGITTKEVDEVLLVGGMTRVPKVQEVVSEIFGKAPSKGVNPDEAVAMGAALQGGILRGDVKELLLLDVTPLSLGIETLGGIFTRLITRNTTIPTKKSQVFSTAADNQTQVGIRVLQGEREMATDNKLLGEFDLVGIPPAPRGLPQIEVTFDIDANGIVTVSAKDKATAKEQQITIRSSGGLSESEIEKMVREAELHSQKDQERKALIDIRNTADTTIYSIEKSLGEYRDKIPAEVATEIETAVADLRAEMASDDIEKIKGKMEAANKAVSKIGEHMSGGGAAGGGAAGGGSQEGGSQGGGDQAPEAEYEEVKK comes from the exons ATGCGGCGATCGGCGATGGCGCTCCGCTCCACGGCGGACCGGTGCTTCGGCCACCACTCACCG TTGACGAACGTTATTCAATCAACATTCAGTGCAAACGTTGGTTCAAGATGGGGAAGTCTTGCAAGAGCTTTCAG TGCAAAACCACTTGGAAATGAGGTTATTGGGATTGATTTGGGAACAACGAATTCATGTGTTTCTGTTATGGAGGGAAAG AATGCAAAAGTGATAGAGAATTCAGAAGGCACTAGGACGACACCATCAGTTGTTGCCTTTAGTCAGAAGGGTGAGCGGCTTGTCGGAACTCCAGCCAAACGTCAAGCAATTACCAATCCACAGAACACCTTCTTTGGTACAAAGCGTATGATAGGGCGTCGCTTTGATGACCCACAGACGCAGAAAGAGATGAAAATGGTTCCATACAAAATTGTGAAGGCTCCAAATGGTGACGCTTGGGTTGAAACAACAGATGGCAAGCAGTACTCACCGAGCCAGATTGGTGCATTTGTATTGACCAAGATGAAGGAGACCGCTGAATCTTACCTTGGCAAGTCTATTTCAAAGGCTGTGATCACAGTTCCAGCTTACTTCAATGATGCCCAGCGGCAGGCAACCAAGGATGCTGGTCGAATTGCTGGACTTGATGTCCAAAGAATCATCAACGAACCAACTGCTGCTGCTCTGTCTTATGGAACAAACAACAAGGAGGGTTTGATAGCTGTATTTGACCTTGGAGGTGGTACCTTCGATGTCTCCATCCTTGAGATCTCCAATGGAGTTTTTGAG GTGAAAGCAACAAACGGCGATACTTTCCTGGGTGGAGAAGACTTTGATAATACTCTGTTGGAGTACCTAGTCAGTGAATACAAAAGATCTGATAATATTGATCTGTCAAAAGACAGACTAGCTCTGCAAAGGTTGCGTGAAGCAGCTGAGAAGGCAAAAATTGAACTCTCATCAACTGCACAGACTGAGATCAACCTTCCTTTTATCACGGCTGATGCTGCTGGAGCAAAACATTTGAATATAACATTGACAAGATCAAAGTTTGAAAGTTTGGTGAATGGTCTCATTGCAAGGACTAGAGATCCATGCAAGAATTGTTTGAAGGATGCTGGCATAACCACAAAGGAAGTTGATGAGGTCCTTCTTGTTGGTGGTATGACAAGGGTTCCCAAAGTGCAGGAAGTGGTTTCAGAAATCTTCGGCAAGGCCCCAAGCAAAGGAGTCAACCCAGATGAAGCTGTTGCCATGGGTGCGGCTCTTCAGGGTGGCATTCTCCGTGGAGATGTCAAAGAGCTTCTTCTCCTTGACGTAACCCCCCTTTCACTTGGTATTGAGACTCTTGGTGGTATCTTCACCAGACTGATAACCAGGAACACTACAATCCCCACAAAGAAAAGCCAG GTGTTCTCAACTGCTGCTGACAACCAGACGCAAGTGGGTATCCGTGTCCTGCAAGGTGAGCGTGAGATGGCAACAGACAACAAACTTCTTGGCGAGTTTGATCTTGTGGGCATCCCACCAGCCCCAAGAGGACTGCCACAGATTGAGGTCACATTTGATATTGATGCCAACGGAATCGTGACGGTCTCTGCAAAGGACAAGGCCACCGCAAAggagcagcagatcaccatccgATCGTCCGGTGGGCTTTCTGAGTCAGAGATCGAGAAGATGGTGCGGGAGGCTGAGTTGCACTCACAGAAGGACCAGGAGCGCAAGGCCCTCATTGACATCAGAAACACCGCAGACACCACCATTTACAGCATCGAGAAGAGCCTGGGAGAGTACAGGGACAAGATCCCGGCGGAGGTTGCCACCGAGATCGAGACAGCAGTTGCTGATCTCCGTGCGGAGATGGCCTCTGACGACATCGAGAAGATAAAGGGCAAGATGGAAGCGGCCAACAAGGCGGTCTCAAAGATCGGGGAGCACATGTCTGgtggtggtgcggctggaggcggCGCGGCTGGTGGTGGTTCCCAGGAAGGAGGGTCGCAGGGCGGAGGTGACCAGGCCCCAGAGGCCGAGTACGAGGAGGTGAAGAAGTGA